In Mycobacterium sp. JS623, one genomic interval encodes:
- a CDS encoding TetR/AcrR family transcriptional regulator — MDLQVQKLTPKGRATRQRIIEGAAAEIRENGLALATLDDIRARTQTSKSQLFHYFPEGKEQLLLAVAEHEAQMVLDEQQPHLGELTSWAAWQRWRDAVVDRYQRQGQHCPLGVLMTEIGRSTPGAQAVTAALMRRWHDEIAAGVRHMQLQDKVNARLDADRVAAALLSGIQGGVAVLLATGDLSYLESALDVGIESLRSA, encoded by the coding sequence ATGGACCTGCAAGTCCAGAAACTGACGCCCAAGGGCCGAGCGACACGACAGCGCATCATCGAGGGCGCGGCGGCGGAGATTCGCGAGAACGGCCTCGCCCTTGCCACGCTCGACGATATTCGGGCGCGCACGCAGACCTCCAAAAGTCAACTGTTCCACTACTTCCCCGAAGGCAAGGAACAGTTGCTGCTCGCGGTCGCCGAGCACGAGGCGCAAATGGTGCTCGACGAACAGCAGCCGCATCTGGGCGAGCTGACGTCGTGGGCGGCCTGGCAGCGCTGGCGTGATGCCGTCGTGGACCGCTACCAGCGACAGGGCCAGCATTGCCCGCTTGGCGTGCTGATGACAGAGATCGGTCGCAGCACACCTGGTGCTCAGGCGGTAACGGCGGCGCTGATGCGGCGGTGGCACGACGAGATTGCGGCGGGCGTACGGCACATGCAGTTGCAGGACAAGGTCAATGCCCGGCTCGACGCCGACCGGGTGGCCGCCGCACTGCTCTCCGGGATCCAGGGCGGGGTGGCCGTGCTGCTGGCCACCGGCGACCTCAGTTATCTCGAGTCGGCGCTGGATGTCGGAATCGAGTCGCTGCGCAGCGCCTAA
- a CDS encoding winged helix-turn-helix transcriptional regulator, translating into MDDRFGCPVEATLAVIGGKWKAVLIFHMMHTGPHRFAELKRKTTGISDRVLTRQLRELETDGIVRREVFAEVPPRVEYSLTEYGQSLKPVTQAMCTWGKRHMAAGVA; encoded by the coding sequence ATGGACGATCGGTTCGGCTGTCCGGTGGAGGCCACCCTCGCGGTCATCGGCGGCAAGTGGAAGGCCGTGCTGATCTTCCACATGATGCATACGGGGCCGCACCGCTTCGCCGAACTCAAGCGCAAGACGACGGGAATCAGCGACCGCGTGCTGACCCGTCAACTGCGCGAGCTGGAGACCGACGGCATTGTCCGCCGCGAGGTGTTCGCCGAAGTGCCTCCGCGCGTCGAGTACTCGCTGACCGAATACGGTCAGTCACTGAAACCGGTGACCCAGGCGATGTGCACGTGGGGCAAGCGCCATATGGCAGCTGGCGTGGCCTAG
- a CDS encoding NADPH-dependent F420 reductase: MKIAIIGAGNVGRALGGAWSADHDITYGVRSPDDAKHADLDAPASTNDGAAVASDVVVLCTPWQGTEAAVKACGDLTGKLLIDCTNPLSPDFTALEVGHTTSGAEQVAAWAPGARVCKAMNQIGAPMMDHPQLPSAPVMFVCGDDDAAKQVTTDLVTQLGFEAVDAGDLTLARLLEPYALVWVHLALRRGFGTNWAFGLLRG; the protein is encoded by the coding sequence ATGAAGATCGCGATCATCGGAGCAGGCAACGTCGGACGCGCACTCGGCGGAGCATGGAGCGCCGACCACGACATCACCTACGGCGTCCGCTCCCCCGACGACGCCAAGCACGCCGACCTCGATGCGCCGGCCTCGACCAACGATGGGGCCGCGGTGGCCAGCGATGTCGTCGTGCTGTGCACGCCGTGGCAGGGCACCGAGGCAGCGGTCAAGGCGTGCGGCGACCTCACCGGCAAGCTGCTCATCGACTGCACCAACCCGCTCAGCCCGGATTTCACTGCACTGGAGGTCGGGCACACCACGTCGGGCGCCGAGCAGGTCGCGGCCTGGGCGCCGGGCGCGCGGGTGTGCAAGGCGATGAATCAAATCGGGGCGCCGATGATGGATCATCCCCAATTACCAAGCGCACCAGTCATGTTCGTCTGCGGCGACGATGACGCTGCCAAGCAAGTCACCACCGACCTGGTGACACAGCTGGGCTTTGAGGCGGTCGACGCAGGCGACCTCACACTGGCCCGGCTGCTCGAGCCGTATGCGTTGGTGTGGGTCCACCTGGCGCTGCGCCGCGGCTTCGGCACCAATTGGGCCTTCGGCTTGCTGCGCGGCTAG
- a CDS encoding WS/DGAT domain-containing protein, translating to MMVRRLSAVDAQTYWISAKIPNDAFLLYAFAGEVSDLERALDVIRRRAWACPELRLRIEDGNPLRYPAWVTSQVGPDQFVVHDLADNSWAGCLAAVAALAEHQLEPRRMAWRLHVFTPVDGVPGGGVGAVAVLQAAHALGDGIRSSALAAWLFGRGEQVLPVPAPPPFRGAALPWRSYRAARSHRQLVRDTDAGLVPPQADSRPLLRSNTRPDGVRSIRTLVRIRAQLAGPTVTVGVLVAVSTALAEHLRDLGDDPSTLGAEVPMANAGARKANNHFGNVGIGLYPELDIDARTARIVDDMADRRRRAAHPAMLAASRASAAVPAPLLRWGVKQFDPTLRSPNVTGNTVVSSVNRGPADLHFGGLPVVLTAGYPGLSPMMGLTHGVHGIGDTIAVSVHAAASAIGDVDAYVARLENALRRG from the coding sequence ATGATGGTCCGTCGGCTCTCGGCGGTCGATGCGCAAACGTATTGGATATCGGCCAAGATCCCGAACGATGCGTTCCTGCTCTACGCCTTCGCGGGTGAGGTCTCCGACCTCGAGCGTGCGCTGGACGTGATCCGCCGGCGGGCGTGGGCATGCCCCGAGTTGAGGCTGCGCATCGAGGACGGCAATCCGCTGCGCTATCCCGCGTGGGTGACGAGCCAGGTGGGGCCCGACCAGTTCGTCGTGCACGATCTCGCCGACAACAGCTGGGCCGGCTGCCTGGCCGCCGTCGCGGCGTTGGCCGAACACCAACTCGAACCTCGTCGCATGGCGTGGCGGCTCCATGTGTTCACGCCCGTCGATGGGGTGCCCGGCGGGGGCGTCGGGGCCGTGGCGGTGCTGCAGGCCGCTCATGCGCTCGGCGACGGTATCCGCTCGTCCGCCTTGGCGGCCTGGTTGTTCGGCCGCGGGGAACAGGTGCTGCCCGTGCCGGCGCCGCCGCCCTTTCGTGGCGCAGCCCTGCCGTGGCGCAGCTACCGCGCCGCCCGCTCACATCGACAGTTGGTCCGCGACACCGACGCGGGACTGGTTCCGCCGCAGGCAGATTCGCGACCGCTGTTACGCAGCAACACGCGGCCCGACGGTGTACGCAGTATCCGCACGCTGGTCCGGATCCGCGCGCAGCTGGCCGGCCCGACCGTGACGGTCGGCGTGCTGGTGGCGGTGTCCACCGCGCTAGCGGAGCACCTACGTGACCTTGGTGACGACCCGTCGACGCTGGGCGCCGAGGTGCCGATGGCGAATGCTGGTGCCCGCAAGGCGAACAACCACTTCGGCAACGTCGGCATCGGGCTGTATCCCGAACTCGACATCGACGCGCGTACCGCCCGGATCGTCGACGATATGGCCGACCGCCGACGCAGGGCCGCACATCCGGCGATGCTGGCTGCCAGCCGGGCCTCCGCAGCGGTACCCGCACCGCTATTACGATGGGGCGTCAAGCAATTCGACCCGACGCTGCGATCACCGAACGTCACCGGAAACACCGTCGTCTCCAGCGTCAACCGTGGACCGGCCGACCTGCATTTCGGTGGCTTGCCGGTGGTGTTGACCGCGGGGTATCCGGGGCTGTCGCCGATGATGGGCCTGACGCATGGCGTGCACGGCATCGGCGACACCATCGCGGTCAGTGTGCACGCCGCGGCGTCAGCCATCGGTGACGTCGACGCCTATGTGGCGCGGCTCGAAAACGCGTTGCGCAGGGGCTAG
- a CDS encoding SDR family NAD(P)-dependent oxidoreductase, with the protein MLPPTRDDGAVVVTGASSGIGEEIAREFGRRGYRLVLVARRAERLRDIAEELGGLVHVLPVDLSNRDERATLPDQVAALGLVTEVVINNAGLATLGPIAESDPAAELNLVEVDVAAVVDLCCRFVPAMVKRGRGAVLNVASVGAFGPVPGQASYGAAKAFVLSYTQALREELRGTGVTASALCPGPVYTGFLESYGIADEETEKTLPKFLWQTPDAVAKAAVKGLASGKGVIIPGAANRIAAVVNHHSPRGMLTRLVARNHPGLKKS; encoded by the coding sequence ATGCTTCCGCCTACACGCGACGACGGCGCCGTCGTAGTTACCGGCGCGTCGTCGGGTATCGGCGAAGAGATCGCCCGCGAATTCGGCCGTCGCGGATACCGATTGGTCCTCGTGGCGCGCCGCGCCGAGCGCCTGCGCGACATCGCAGAAGAGTTGGGTGGGCTGGTCCACGTGTTGCCGGTCGATCTCTCGAACCGCGACGAGCGTGCGACCCTGCCCGATCAGGTGGCCGCGCTTGGGTTGGTGACGGAAGTCGTGATCAACAACGCGGGCCTCGCCACGCTGGGCCCGATCGCCGAGTCCGATCCGGCAGCCGAACTCAATCTGGTCGAGGTCGACGTCGCCGCGGTGGTCGACCTGTGCTGCCGGTTTGTCCCCGCGATGGTCAAGCGCGGCCGCGGTGCGGTGCTCAATGTCGCATCGGTCGGCGCGTTCGGTCCGGTGCCGGGTCAGGCCTCGTACGGCGCGGCCAAAGCGTTCGTGCTGTCCTACACCCAGGCGCTGCGAGAAGAATTGCGCGGCACGGGCGTTACCGCCAGTGCATTGTGCCCGGGGCCGGTGTACACCGGGTTCCTCGAGTCGTACGGCATCGCCGACGAGGAAACAGAAAAGACGCTGCCGAAGTTCCTGTGGCAGACGCCGGACGCGGTGGCCAAGGCCGCGGTCAAGGGGCTCGCCTCCGGCAAGGGCGTGATCATTCCCGGCGCGGCCAACCGGATCGCGGCGGTGGTCAATCACCATTCGCCGCGGGGAATGCTCACGCGGCTTGTCGCGCGCAACCACCCCGGGCTGAAGAAGTCGTAA
- a CDS encoding alpha/beta fold hydrolase, which translates to MAELQWLDVAAPTVHLRALMWGPADAPIALCLHGFPDTAYGWRKVAPALVGAGWRVVAPFMRGYAPSSLPSDGSYHVGAYMDDALRVLQAAGPTGNDVVIGHDWGAIAGAGLAAMPDTPFTKAVIMSVPFSAAFRPFGRIPQAGRLAAKLPRQLLLSWYIAYFQLPWLPERSASWVIPRLWRKWSPSYRADQDLRYVDDSIGSPERWRAALGFYRATVRGTRAPAQYAELNKHWLDAPRLPTLYLHGTDDGCSEDYTPWIERVLPGASDIALITDGGHFLQLDQPEVVARRIVDFIARA; encoded by the coding sequence GTGGCCGAACTCCAGTGGCTCGACGTCGCGGCGCCGACCGTGCATTTGCGCGCGTTGATGTGGGGCCCGGCCGATGCGCCAATAGCGTTGTGCCTGCATGGTTTTCCTGATACCGCATACGGGTGGCGCAAGGTGGCGCCCGCTCTGGTGGGCGCGGGGTGGCGGGTGGTGGCGCCGTTCATGCGCGGCTACGCGCCGTCGTCGCTGCCGTCGGATGGCAGTTATCACGTCGGCGCGTATATGGATGACGCGCTGCGGGTGCTGCAGGCCGCAGGGCCGACCGGAAACGACGTGGTGATCGGTCACGACTGGGGAGCCATCGCGGGTGCCGGGCTTGCCGCGATGCCGGACACTCCGTTCACGAAGGCTGTGATCATGTCGGTGCCGTTCAGCGCCGCGTTCCGGCCGTTCGGTCGGATTCCGCAAGCGGGCCGGCTGGCCGCGAAGCTGCCGCGCCAGTTGCTTCTCAGTTGGTACATCGCCTACTTCCAATTGCCTTGGCTGCCAGAACGTTCCGCGTCGTGGGTGATACCACGGCTGTGGCGGAAGTGGTCACCGAGCTACCGCGCCGACCAGGATCTGCGCTACGTCGACGATTCGATCGGTTCGCCTGAGCGGTGGCGTGCCGCGCTCGGGTTCTACCGCGCCACCGTCCGTGGCACCCGGGCGCCAGCGCAGTACGCAGAGCTGAACAAGCATTGGCTGGATGCGCCGCGCCTGCCGACGCTGTATCTGCACGGCACCGATGACGGCTGCAGCGAGGACTACACGCCGTGGATCGAGCGGGTGCTTCCTGGGGCGAGTGATATCGCGCTCATCACCGATGGCGGGCACTTCCTGCAGCTCGATCAGCCCGAGGTCGTCGCACGACGCATCGTTGATTTCATCGCACGGGCATAG
- a CDS encoding MCE family protein — translation MVLTRRILIQMAIFIVIALTALAVMLFGYMRVQDMAGIGQYTVKLELPETGGLYPRSNVTYRGAQVGTVDSVNLTNTGVQAVLSLDSNVKIPADLKAEVHSVSSVGEQYVQLVPQSGSGPSLKDGDVIAANRTTVPTDINKVLTDTTRGLQAIPQESLKTVVDEAYVAVGGLGPELRRLVNGSTTLAIDARKNLDPLTTLIDQSKPVLDSQTDTAPSIQAWASNLASITGQLQSQNPAVAGILENGPGAADEVRALFDRLQPTLPIVLANLVSLGDVAVTYQPSLEQLLVLLPQGTAVTQAVGVHKRNTKQDYMGDALTFNLNLMIPALPQPIPLPPQQLPPPCTTGFLPAQQQRVPTFQDYPDRPPGDVYCRVPQDAPFNVRGARNLPCITVPGKRAPTWQMCESNEHYVPLNDGYNWKGDPNATLSGQAVPQLPPGSPPAQAAPPPGPAPPPIAAAEYDPANGTYVGPDGRVYTQSNLANGAKEEQTWQTMLLPPTGS, via the coding sequence ATGGTATTGACGCGTCGAATCCTCATCCAGATGGCGATTTTCATCGTCATCGCGCTCACGGCGCTTGCCGTCATGCTGTTCGGCTACATGCGGGTGCAGGACATGGCCGGCATCGGGCAGTACACCGTGAAGCTGGAGCTGCCGGAGACGGGCGGGTTGTATCCCCGAAGCAATGTCACCTACCGCGGCGCGCAGGTCGGCACTGTCGACAGTGTCAACCTGACCAATACCGGTGTGCAGGCGGTCCTTTCGCTGGATTCCAACGTCAAGATCCCCGCCGACCTCAAAGCCGAAGTGCACAGTGTGTCGTCGGTGGGCGAGCAGTATGTCCAACTGGTTCCACAAAGCGGTAGCGGTCCGTCGTTGAAGGACGGCGACGTGATCGCCGCGAACCGCACGACGGTGCCGACAGACATCAACAAGGTCTTGACGGACACCACCCGTGGCCTGCAGGCGATTCCGCAGGAAAGCCTGAAGACCGTCGTCGACGAGGCGTACGTCGCGGTTGGCGGTCTCGGCCCCGAGCTGCGCCGGCTGGTCAACGGCAGCACCACACTGGCGATCGACGCGCGCAAGAACCTCGACCCGCTGACCACGCTGATCGATCAGTCCAAGCCGGTGCTGGATTCGCAGACAGACACCGCGCCCTCGATCCAGGCCTGGGCGTCGAACCTGGCGAGCATCACGGGTCAGCTGCAAAGCCAGAACCCGGCGGTGGCCGGGATCCTGGAGAACGGTCCGGGGGCTGCCGACGAGGTCCGTGCGTTGTTCGACCGGCTGCAGCCGACGTTGCCGATCGTGTTGGCCAACCTGGTCAGCCTCGGCGACGTGGCCGTCACGTATCAGCCAAGTCTCGAGCAGCTGCTCGTGCTGCTGCCTCAGGGCACCGCGGTCACTCAGGCCGTCGGCGTGCACAAGCGCAACACCAAACAGGACTACATGGGCGACGCCCTGACCTTCAACCTCAACCTGATGATCCCTGCGCTGCCGCAGCCGATCCCGTTGCCGCCGCAGCAGTTGCCGCCGCCGTGCACCACCGGTTTCCTGCCTGCCCAGCAGCAGCGAGTGCCTACGTTCCAGGATTACCCCGACAGGCCGCCGGGCGATGTGTATTGCCGAGTCCCTCAAGACGCGCCGTTCAACGTGCGCGGTGCCAGGAACCTGCCCTGCATCACCGTGCCTGGCAAACGTGCGCCCACGTGGCAGATGTGCGAAAGCAATGAGCACTACGTGCCCCTCAACGACGGTTACAACTGGAAGGGCGACCCCAACGCAACCCTGTCCGGGCAGGCTGTTCCGCAGTTGCCACCGGGGTCGCCACCTGCACAAGCAGCTCCGCCGCCGGGTCCGGCCCCACCGCCAATAGCGGCCGCCGAGTACGACCCAGCCAACGGCACGTACGTTGGACCGGACGGGCGTGTGTACACACAGTCCAACCTGGCAAACGGTGCCAAAGAGGAGCAAACATGGCAGACGATGCTGCTGCCCCCGACGGGGAGCTGA
- a CDS encoding virulence factor Mce family protein — protein sequence MMRAKWIRVAGAMGVIAVTLAGCSNWRGLNSVPLPGVEGVGPGAFTIQAQMPDVDNVEQNSRVRVGDVNVGTVTKIERQGWHALVTMQLNRDVELPANATATLGQTSLLGSLHIELAPPKDAPPQGKLHEGSLIPLASSGKYPSTEQTLSAIALLLNGGGIGNIQDITDALSIAFTGREDDLRSLIEQLDKAIGYLDDQKDDIIAATDSLNNLVGQFAAQKPVVDKALKTIPDALAVLKDQRNNLSDALAQLGKFSALAADSVNQTKDALVQELKDLGPVAQSLADAGPALTRALSFLPTFPFPKETLTNWMRGDYANLTLILDLTLSRIDQGIFTGSRWECDLTWLELQWGRTIGQFPSPCNAGGPGTAGNPLVAPYRLDQGP from the coding sequence ATGATGCGGGCCAAGTGGATACGCGTTGCCGGGGCCATGGGCGTCATCGCCGTCACATTGGCGGGCTGCAGCAACTGGCGAGGGCTGAACTCGGTTCCGCTGCCGGGCGTGGAGGGCGTGGGTCCTGGCGCGTTCACTATTCAGGCGCAAATGCCCGACGTCGACAACGTCGAGCAGAACTCACGCGTCCGCGTCGGCGACGTGAACGTCGGCACGGTCACCAAGATCGAGCGCCAAGGCTGGCACGCGCTGGTCACGATGCAGCTCAACCGCGACGTCGAGCTGCCTGCCAATGCGACGGCCACTCTCGGCCAGACCAGCCTGCTGGGCTCACTGCACATCGAGCTGGCGCCGCCGAAAGATGCGCCACCGCAAGGCAAGCTGCACGAGGGCTCACTGATCCCGCTGGCCTCGTCGGGTAAGTATCCGAGCACCGAGCAGACGTTGTCGGCGATCGCTTTGCTGCTCAACGGCGGTGGCATCGGCAACATTCAAGACATCACCGACGCATTGAGCATCGCCTTCACCGGGCGTGAGGACGATCTGCGCAGCCTGATCGAGCAGCTCGACAAGGCCATTGGTTACCTCGACGACCAAAAAGACGACATCATCGCGGCCACCGACAGCCTGAACAACCTGGTTGGTCAATTCGCGGCGCAGAAACCCGTGGTGGACAAGGCATTAAAGACCATCCCCGACGCGCTGGCGGTGCTCAAGGATCAGCGCAACAACCTCTCGGATGCACTCGCGCAACTGGGCAAGTTCAGCGCGCTGGCCGCCGACTCGGTCAACCAGACCAAGGACGCACTGGTCCAAGAGCTCAAAGACCTTGGCCCAGTGGCGCAATCACTGGCCGACGCCGGCCCGGCTCTGACCCGTGCGCTGAGCTTCCTGCCCACCTTCCCGTTCCCCAAGGAGACGCTGACCAACTGGATGCGCGGCGACTACGCCAACCTCACGTTGATCCTCGACCTCACACTGAGCCGGATCGATCAGGGAATCTTCACCGGGTCTCGGTGGGAATGCGATCTGACCTGGCTGGAGCTGCAGTGGGGTCGCACCATCGGCCAGTTCCCGAGTCCGTGCAACGCGGGCGGCCCGGGCACTGCCGGTAACCCGTTGGTCGCTCCGTACCGCCTGGATCAGGGGCCGTGA
- a CDS encoding MCE family protein: MSHVRRSWVAVGLVVLLVAGVVVLLRTSDTINRTNVVAYFENSNGIYVGDDVRILGVNVGKITEIQPQPERVKVSFYYDSKYKVPAEVKAAILSPTLVTARAIQLTPVYTTGPVLKDNAVIPRERTAVPVEWDQVRAQLEKLASSLQPTEPGGVAPLGSFINTTADNLRGQGANIRDTVIKLSQAFSALGDHSTDIFSTIKNLAILVSALQDSTNLMRQLNQNLASVTGLLADDPNEVANAVKDLNAVVPEVQQFVADNREALGTTSDKLAGVTQALNDSLTDVKQFLHVAPNTLQNYVNIWQPAQGAVSSVPMLNNFANPISFLCGAIQAASRLGAEQSAKLCVQYLAPIMKNRQYNFLPVAQNVFVGASTRPNELTYSEDWMRPDYIPPQPPPGAAPPQGDAAPPPPPGPPLPAEAAVATNPADGLTGMMVPPGAGS, encoded by the coding sequence ATGAGCCACGTTCGCAGAAGCTGGGTCGCCGTCGGCCTCGTCGTGCTGCTAGTGGCCGGCGTGGTCGTACTGTTGCGGACCAGTGACACCATCAACCGCACGAATGTCGTTGCGTACTTTGAGAACAGCAACGGCATCTACGTCGGCGACGACGTCCGTATCCTCGGGGTGAACGTTGGCAAGATCACCGAGATCCAGCCGCAACCCGAGCGGGTGAAGGTCTCGTTCTATTACGACAGCAAGTACAAGGTGCCTGCCGAAGTGAAGGCCGCGATTCTGTCGCCGACGCTGGTGACCGCGCGAGCCATTCAGCTCACCCCGGTTTATACGACCGGGCCGGTGCTCAAGGACAACGCGGTCATCCCGCGGGAGCGCACCGCGGTTCCGGTCGAATGGGATCAGGTTCGCGCGCAGTTGGAGAAACTGGCCAGCTCGCTACAGCCGACCGAGCCAGGCGGCGTCGCCCCGCTGGGATCGTTCATCAACACCACGGCCGACAACCTGCGCGGCCAGGGTGCCAACATCCGCGACACCGTCATCAAACTGTCGCAAGCGTTTTCGGCGCTCGGTGATCACAGCACCGATATCTTCTCGACTATCAAGAATCTGGCGATTCTGGTGTCGGCGCTTCAGGACAGCACCAACCTGATGCGCCAGCTCAACCAGAACCTGGCGTCGGTGACCGGCCTGCTCGCCGATGACCCGAACGAGGTCGCCAACGCGGTAAAGGATCTGAACGCCGTCGTGCCAGAGGTTCAGCAGTTCGTCGCCGACAACCGCGAAGCCCTTGGCACCACCTCGGACAAGCTGGCCGGTGTGACGCAGGCGTTGAACGACAGCCTCACCGACGTCAAGCAGTTCCTGCACGTGGCGCCCAACACGTTGCAGAACTACGTGAACATCTGGCAACCCGCGCAGGGCGCGGTGAGCAGTGTGCCGATGCTCAACAACTTCGCCAATCCGATTTCCTTCCTGTGCGGCGCTATTCAGGCGGCCTCACGCCTGGGCGCCGAGCAGTCGGCGAAGCTGTGCGTGCAGTATCTGGCGCCGATCATGAAGAACCGCCAATACAACTTCCTGCCTGTCGCGCAGAACGTCTTCGTCGGTGCCAGCACGCGGCCGAACGAGTTGACCTACAGCGAGGATTGGATGCGCCCGGATTACATTCCGCCGCAACCGCCCCCAGGTGCGGCGCCGCCGCAGGGAGATGCCGCGCCACCGCCCCCGCCCGGACCTCCGCTGCCAGCAGAGGCGGCTGTCGCCACCAACCCTGCTGACGGCCTGACTGGGATGATGGTGCCGCCGGGAGCCGGATCATGA
- a CDS encoding MCE family protein: protein MKPFSERNQFIIGAIGISITVAIILGAINYDKLPFLSQAKEYSAYFAEAGGLVDGAAVQVSGFQVGKVESIELDGPRVLIKFTVDKNIRLGDRTEAAIKTKGLLGTKILEVTSRGDGRQGGTIPLDRTTSPYQLPDALGELATTISGLNTNQLSDSLRVLSETFADTPPQLKIAIEGVSRFSQTLNERDAQLRGLLTNADKATTVLAERSNQVVSLIGNTNALLAELQTQSAAVDQISGNISALSQQLHGFIGENKATMKPALDKLNGVLTMLDNRKERLQKSLHLLTEYSMSLGESVASGPFFKTYVANLLPGQFLQPFIDAAFSDLGLDPNVKLPSELSDPQVGQPGTPALPVPFPRTGQGGEPRLTIPDAITGNPGDQGCGPPGIPLPGPTGCYPYREPIPPGPPGGPPPGPPALPPPGLDSTAIPTPSPVMVPAPGEAGQ, encoded by the coding sequence ATGAAGCCATTCTCTGAACGCAACCAGTTCATCATCGGTGCCATCGGCATCAGTATCACCGTCGCGATCATTTTGGGTGCGATCAACTACGACAAGCTTCCGTTCCTCAGCCAGGCCAAGGAGTATTCGGCCTACTTTGCCGAGGCCGGCGGGCTGGTGGACGGTGCCGCCGTTCAGGTTTCGGGTTTCCAGGTGGGCAAGGTCGAATCCATCGAACTCGACGGGCCCAGGGTGTTGATCAAGTTCACCGTCGACAAGAACATCCGGCTCGGTGACCGCACCGAGGCGGCGATCAAGACAAAGGGTCTGCTCGGCACGAAGATCCTCGAAGTCACGTCGCGCGGTGACGGTCGACAGGGCGGCACGATCCCCCTCGACCGCACCACGTCGCCGTATCAATTGCCCGACGCGCTCGGCGAATTGGCCACCACGATCAGCGGGCTGAACACCAATCAGCTGTCGGACTCGCTGCGAGTCCTCTCGGAGACATTTGCCGACACCCCGCCGCAGTTGAAGATCGCGATCGAAGGCGTGTCACGGTTTTCGCAAACGCTCAACGAACGCGACGCGCAACTCCGTGGCCTGTTGACCAACGCCGACAAGGCCACGACAGTGCTTGCCGAGCGCAGCAACCAGGTGGTCAGCCTGATCGGTAACACCAACGCATTGCTGGCCGAGCTCCAAACGCAAAGCGCCGCAGTGGATCAGATCTCCGGGAACATCTCGGCGTTGTCTCAGCAGCTGCACGGCTTCATCGGTGAGAACAAGGCTACGATGAAGCCCGCGCTCGACAAGCTCAACGGCGTGTTGACGATGTTGGACAACCGTAAGGAACGGTTGCAGAAGTCTCTGCACCTGCTCACCGAATACTCGATGTCGCTCGGAGAATCGGTGGCGTCCGGCCCTTTCTTTAAGACCTACGTCGCCAACCTGCTGCCGGGCCAGTTCCTGCAGCCGTTCATCGATGCCGCGTTCTCCGACCTCGGTCTTGACCCCAACGTGAAGCTGCCGTCGGAACTGTCCGACCCACAGGTCGGCCAGCCGGGAACACCCGCGCTGCCCGTGCCGTTCCCGCGCACGGGCCAGGGTGGTGAGCCGCGCTTGACGATCCCCGACGCGATCACCGGCAACCCCGGCGATCAGGGCTGCGGGCCGCCCGGCATACCGCTGCCCGGCCCGACCGGCTGCTACCCGTATCGCGAGCCCATACCGCCGGGGCCGCCCGGTGGACCGCCGCCGGGACCGCCCGCGCTGCCGCCGCCGGGGCTGGACTCGACGGCCATTCCGACCCCGAGCCCCGTCATGGTGCCCGCGCCCGGGGAGGCGGGACAATGA